A section of the Armatimonadota bacterium genome encodes:
- a CDS encoding alcohol dehydrogenase catalytic domain-containing protein, with amino-acid sequence MRAAVCVPGSGISLEEWPEPRLEPGDVLVRVRAVSICSTDLKIARRGHFKVPPGTKRILGHEIAGEVVEVRAPEAGVQVGQRVGLVPNVGCGRCRACVVGLDPLCPDYDALGITLDGGFAEFVRVPARAVQRGHVVALPEEVSFEEAALAEPLSCVLNAHEAVATTPGDRVLVLGAGPMGLLNALVARILGAGEVVVADPWPQRREMALEMGADEVLAPEAVPEHGDGFDVVIVTAPDPRAQEQAVQVAAVRGRVNFFAGFPAERARPALDTNRVHYRQLLLTGTTGQTVEHYRRALRLLPRLRPHLGRLVTDRRPLEEVALAMEAMAAKRSLKVVLFPAGL; translated from the coding sequence GTGAGGGCCGCGGTCTGCGTCCCCGGATCGGGCATCTCCCTGGAGGAGTGGCCGGAGCCGCGCCTTGAACCCGGGGACGTCCTCGTCCGGGTGCGGGCGGTCTCCATCTGCTCCACGGACCTGAAAATCGCCCGCCGGGGCCACTTCAAGGTCCCGCCCGGGACCAAGCGCATCCTGGGGCACGAGATCGCGGGAGAGGTGGTGGAAGTGCGGGCCCCGGAAGCCGGCGTCCAGGTGGGCCAGCGGGTGGGCCTCGTGCCCAACGTGGGCTGCGGCCGGTGCCGGGCCTGCGTGGTGGGCCTGGATCCCCTCTGCCCGGATTACGACGCCCTCGGCATCACCCTGGATGGGGGATTCGCGGAGTTCGTGCGGGTGCCCGCCCGGGCGGTGCAGCGGGGCCACGTGGTGGCGCTGCCGGAGGAAGTCTCGTTCGAGGAGGCCGCGCTCGCAGAACCCCTCTCCTGTGTCCTGAACGCGCACGAGGCGGTCGCCACTACTCCCGGAGACCGCGTGCTCGTTCTGGGAGCCGGCCCCATGGGGCTTCTGAATGCCCTGGTGGCGAGGATTCTGGGCGCGGGCGAGGTGGTGGTCGCGGATCCCTGGCCCCAGAGGCGGGAGATGGCCCTCGAGATGGGTGCGGATGAGGTCCTTGCCCCGGAGGCGGTCCCGGAGCACGGAGACGGGTTCGACGTGGTGATCGTCACCGCCCCGGATCCCCGGGCCCAGGAGCAGGCGGTCCAGGTGGCCGCGGTGCGGGGTCGGGTGAACTTCTTCGCGGGGTTTCCCGCGGAGCGCGCCCGGCCTGCCCTCGACACGAACCGGGTGCACTACCGCCAGCTTCTCCTCACGGGCACCACCGGCCAGACCGTAGAGCACTACCGCCGGGCGCTGCGTCTGCTGCCCCGCCTCCGGCCTCATCTGGGGCGCCTCGTGACGGACCGGCGTCCCCTGGAGGAGGTGGCCTTGGCCATGGAAGCCATGGCCGCGAA
- a CDS encoding sugar phosphate isomerase/epimerase family protein, whose amino-acid sequence MKYAVSNWIYGDEPLQVTLERLARYGYQGVELQGDLDRYDPREVRSLAERYGITVCSVAAMFPWPGDRDLSHPDPWVRAHAVGYARRLVEFAASVGAPQVLLVPTAVPRRAPVEYAGDPETWWPLVEHEWSLGVASVREAAGFAAERGVRLTVEPVNRYESFLLNTAEDALRFVEEVDSPWLGVHLDTFHMNLEERDPAAAVRRAGSRLTSLHLSDSHRGPVGEGHLDLKAILRSLREISFDGWLILEPLPPVPDLTVAIRSRWAAALRDLYAERSLRWLQALEARLEAENEERPEVRR is encoded by the coding sequence GTGAAGTACGCGGTGAGCAACTGGATCTACGGCGACGAGCCCCTCCAGGTGACTCTGGAGCGGCTTGCCCGGTATGGCTACCAAGGCGTCGAGCTGCAGGGGGACCTGGACCGGTACGACCCCCGGGAGGTGCGCTCCCTCGCGGAACGATACGGGATCACCGTGTGCTCGGTGGCCGCAATGTTCCCGTGGCCCGGGGATCGCGACCTCTCCCATCCAGACCCGTGGGTCCGCGCCCACGCGGTGGGATACGCGCGCCGCCTCGTGGAGTTCGCCGCCTCCGTGGGTGCACCTCAGGTGCTGTTGGTGCCTACGGCAGTTCCCCGACGGGCGCCGGTGGAGTACGCAGGCGACCCTGAGACGTGGTGGCCGCTGGTGGAGCACGAGTGGTCGCTCGGGGTCGCATCCGTCCGAGAGGCGGCCGGGTTCGCGGCCGAGCGCGGGGTGCGCCTCACGGTGGAACCCGTAAACCGTTACGAATCCTTCCTGCTCAACACCGCAGAAGACGCACTGCGCTTTGTGGAGGAGGTGGACTCCCCGTGGTTGGGCGTCCACCTGGACACCTTCCACATGAACCTCGAGGAGCGGGATCCGGCCGCGGCAGTCCGTCGGGCGGGATCTCGCCTTACGAGCCTGCATCTCTCGGACAGTCACCGGGGACCTGTGGGAGAGGGCCACCTGGATTTGAAGGCCATCCTCCGGAGTCTTCGGGAGATCTCGTTCGACGGATGGCTCATCCTGGAGCCGCTTCCCCCGGTTCCTGACCTCACAGTCGCCATCCGGTCTCGCTGGGCCGCGGCCCTGCGGGATCTGTATGCGGAGCGCTCCCTCCGGTGGTTGCAAGCGCTGGAGGCGAGGTTAGAGGCAGAAAATGAGGAGCGCCCGGAGGTGAGGCGGTGA
- a CDS encoding Gfo/Idh/MocA family oxidoreductase, whose amino-acid sequence MIRVCLVGAGRAGLVHGRNFAFRIPEAELVAVVDEDPNARARAAEELRAQPFASLEEALERVAFEAVCVATPTFTHRDLVVHAAEAGKHVLCEKPMALDVPQALEMIRVAERAGVVLQVGFMRRFDAEFREARARIASGELGRLLLIRSTTRGPGLPPAWAWDPKKGLGLLAEVTSHDFDTLRWLSGSEYRSIFARVAARKATHLLADYPDFYDVALVSAELLDGTLGSIEGACPVDYGYDSRVEILGTEGMIWIGEIRQGSWTRVTREGQVVHQAVRSWGERYRDAYLAEDEHFIACIEKGQPPEVTGWDGLRALEATLAAVRSAATGLPQPVERAGEGP is encoded by the coding sequence GTGATCCGGGTGTGCCTCGTGGGAGCAGGACGGGCCGGGCTCGTACACGGCCGGAACTTCGCCTTCCGGATCCCGGAGGCGGAGCTGGTGGCGGTGGTGGACGAGGATCCCAACGCCCGGGCCCGCGCCGCGGAGGAGTTGCGGGCGCAGCCTTTCGCCTCCTTGGAGGAGGCCCTGGAGCGGGTGGCCTTCGAGGCGGTGTGCGTGGCCACTCCCACCTTCACGCACCGGGACCTCGTGGTGCACGCCGCGGAGGCCGGAAAGCACGTGCTGTGCGAGAAGCCCATGGCGCTCGACGTCCCGCAGGCGCTCGAGATGATCCGGGTCGCGGAGCGGGCGGGCGTGGTCCTGCAGGTGGGATTCATGCGGCGCTTCGATGCGGAGTTCCGGGAGGCACGGGCCCGCATCGCCTCCGGAGAACTCGGGCGCCTCCTCCTGATCCGCTCCACCACCCGGGGACCGGGGCTCCCGCCCGCCTGGGCTTGGGATCCGAAAAAGGGACTCGGCCTCCTCGCGGAGGTCACCAGCCACGACTTCGACACCCTGCGGTGGCTTTCCGGATCCGAGTACCGGTCCATCTTCGCCCGGGTCGCGGCCCGGAAGGCCACGCATCTGCTGGCGGACTACCCGGACTTCTACGACGTGGCCCTGGTGAGCGCGGAGTTGCTGGACGGGACCCTGGGCAGCATCGAGGGGGCCTGTCCCGTGGACTACGGGTACGACTCGCGGGTGGAGATCCTCGGAACCGAGGGCATGATCTGGATCGGGGAAATCCGGCAGGGCTCCTGGACGCGGGTCACCCGGGAGGGCCAGGTGGTGCACCAGGCCGTGCGGAGCTGGGGGGAGCGATACCGGGACGCGTACCTGGCGGAGGACGAGCACTTCATCGCCTGCATCGAGAAAGGCCAACCCCCGGAGGTCACGGGATGGGACGGGCTGCGAGCCCTGGAGGCCACCCTCGCCGCGGTCCGGTCCGCGGCCACGGGCCTCCCGCAGCCCGTGGAACGAGCAGGGGAAGGTCCGTGA
- a CDS encoding ABC transporter permease gives MRSELPVRETSAARPLPAGWARSVVEPVVARGGPLVILLLLVAYLSLSAPYFFTVGNFKNILQQTAAVMILAVGQTVVIIGAGIDLSVAATLALSASLGAVAMTYWGQSVWVGVLLALAAGSLVGLVNGVVITKGRVPDFIVTLGTMSAARGVALILTGGLPVPSHLTAIQLRAYLPQEIIWLGSGSLLGIPVAPLVALVMAFVGWVVLQHTPLGRGTYAVGGNREAARVSGIDVDRVKISGYVLSGFLAAVAGLVLTGRLNSANALMAEGMELQSIAAVVLGGTNLFGGVGGVGGTVVGALIMGVLGNGLNLLNVSAFWQRVIMGLMIVLVVILDQWRRRQFEAWGERRAR, from the coding sequence ATGAGAAGCGAGCTCCCGGTCCGAGAGACCTCCGCGGCCCGTCCCCTCCCCGCCGGCTGGGCCCGAAGCGTGGTGGAGCCCGTGGTGGCCCGCGGAGGGCCGCTCGTGATCCTGCTCCTGCTGGTGGCGTACCTCTCCCTCTCCGCGCCCTACTTCTTCACCGTGGGGAACTTCAAGAACATCCTCCAGCAGACCGCGGCGGTGATGATCCTCGCGGTGGGGCAGACCGTCGTCATCATCGGGGCCGGCATCGACCTCTCCGTGGCCGCCACCCTGGCCCTTTCCGCCAGCCTCGGAGCCGTGGCCATGACCTACTGGGGCCAGAGCGTGTGGGTGGGTGTTCTGCTCGCGCTGGCCGCGGGATCCCTGGTGGGCCTCGTCAACGGCGTGGTGATCACCAAGGGCCGGGTGCCGGACTTCATCGTGACCCTGGGGACCATGTCCGCGGCCCGGGGCGTGGCCCTCATCCTCACGGGCGGGCTTCCCGTCCCCTCCCACCTCACCGCCATCCAGCTCCGGGCCTACCTCCCGCAGGAGATCATCTGGCTCGGGAGCGGCAGCCTGCTCGGAATCCCCGTCGCCCCCCTCGTCGCCCTCGTCATGGCCTTCGTGGGGTGGGTGGTGTTGCAGCACACGCCTCTGGGGAGGGGTACGTACGCGGTGGGTGGGAACCGCGAGGCCGCCCGGGTCAGCGGCATCGACGTGGACCGGGTGAAGATCTCCGGGTATGTGCTGTCGGGGTTCCTCGCGGCGGTGGCGGGGCTCGTGCTCACGGGCCGCCTGAACTCCGCCAACGCCCTCATGGCAGAGGGCATGGAGTTGCAGTCCATCGCCGCGGTGGTCCTGGGCGGGACGAACCTCTTCGGAGGCGTGGGCGGCGTGGGGGGGACGGTGGTGGGCGCCCTCATCATGGGCGTGCTGGGGAACGGCCTCAACCTCCTCAACGTCAGCGCCTTCTGGCAGCGGGTGATCATGGGTCTCATGATCGTGCTGGTGGTGATCCTGGACCAGTGGCGGCGCCGGCAGTTCGAGGCATGGGGGGAACGGAGGGCCCGGTGA